In one Neobacillus sp. WH10 genomic region, the following are encoded:
- a CDS encoding tetratricopeptide repeat protein codes for MEAQEQHPPTESEKKQKKVKNDRFKWWQSLLLLIGTLAICLTAGYYISDRFLWEKSDSAQITEQINYYKEEVNRKPNDPEIRVQLGYSYFLKKDYKEAIKQYQTAVSLDKKYYDAYLNLSIVYDKQGDHDKALQYAQKSIKISPLDYKGHLLKGKSYRELKMYKEAKAALDEAYRLKPGNVDTLFEIGKVAEAQGDKKEAEAIYKETLSFDPLFKPALKALDNIASKN; via the coding sequence ATGGAAGCTCAAGAACAACATCCCCCAACTGAATCTGAAAAAAAACAAAAGAAAGTAAAGAACGACCGTTTTAAATGGTGGCAATCACTCCTACTATTAATAGGAACTCTAGCCATTTGTTTAACGGCTGGTTACTATATTAGCGACAGGTTTCTATGGGAAAAAAGTGATTCCGCTCAAATAACAGAACAAATTAATTACTATAAAGAAGAAGTAAATCGAAAACCTAATGATCCAGAAATTAGGGTGCAGCTCGGCTATTCATATTTTTTAAAGAAGGATTACAAGGAAGCAATAAAACAATATCAAACTGCAGTAAGCCTAGATAAAAAATATTATGATGCATATTTAAATTTAAGTATTGTTTATGATAAACAAGGTGATCATGACAAAGCACTTCAATATGCACAAAAATCGATTAAAATATCCCCTTTAGACTACAAGGGTCATCTTCTAAAGGGAAAAAGTTATCGAGAACTAAAAATGTATAAGGAAGCAAAAGCAGCTTTAGATGAAGCATATCGATTGAAACCTGGCAATGTTGATACCCTTTTTGAGATCGGAAAGGTTGCTGAAGCTCAAGGAGATAAAAAAGAGGCGGAAGCAATTTATAAAGAGACACTTTCATTTGATCCACTCTTTAAGCCAGCTTTGAAGGCACTCGATAATATTGCATCAAAGAATTGA
- a CDS encoding NapC/NirT family cytochrome c — translation MEEEKETRSAPPRFNYKLIKIATVTLLFLAIFFFAGFFGLEATSSSKFCSSCHEMKPEYYTWKASTHSEVDCVNCHIEPGVKNLAEAKANGVKELYKKQTDTYLAPIQMPKDIPNSACESCHNMENREVTTSGDLIIPHDKHLAKDIECVQCHSGVAHGKIAERKVTFKSDYGKWDDSLGKSMMSDIKFTSPKMETCMECHEARQVTTECSACHTTSMYPKSHKKADFKDETHGSLAIKDLKSCNECHKYMSKKEIDIFNEKPASMQYLNTGTVKEDEINAKDYAKQNTYCKDCHSTRPASHKKGFGVSHGVLANKNTETCLTCHDYQNTGRTKNIIVTCNTCHPSNHSNRDWRITHPVNVERGRKVTEYCYTCHVKKNCTSCHKE, via the coding sequence ATGGAAGAAGAAAAAGAAACACGATCAGCCCCTCCCCGTTTTAACTATAAGTTAATCAAAATAGCAACTGTAACATTGTTGTTTCTAGCCATTTTCTTCTTTGCAGGCTTCTTTGGGCTAGAAGCAACTTCTAGCTCAAAGTTTTGCTCGTCCTGTCATGAGATGAAGCCAGAGTACTACACGTGGAAGGCTTCCACCCATAGTGAAGTGGATTGTGTTAATTGTCATATTGAACCAGGGGTTAAAAACTTAGCAGAAGCTAAGGCAAATGGGGTAAAAGAGCTTTATAAAAAACAAACAGATACTTATCTGGCACCAATTCAAATGCCTAAAGATATACCTAATTCAGCGTGTGAATCATGTCACAACATGGAAAATCGTGAGGTTACCACTTCAGGGGATCTTATCATCCCGCACGATAAGCATTTGGCCAAAGATATTGAGTGTGTTCAATGTCATAGTGGGGTTGCACATGGAAAAATCGCTGAACGGAAAGTGACCTTTAAATCTGACTATGGAAAATGGGATGATTCACTCGGAAAATCGATGATGAGTGATATTAAGTTTACAAGTCCTAAAATGGAAACGTGTATGGAATGCCATGAGGCAAGACAGGTTACAACTGAGTGTAGCGCTTGCCATACAACAAGCATGTATCCAAAAAGTCATAAAAAAGCGGATTTTAAGGATGAAACACATGGCTCTTTAGCGATTAAAGATTTAAAATCGTGTAATGAATGTCATAAGTATATGTCTAAAAAAGAAATCGATATATTTAATGAAAAACCAGCTTCTATGCAATATCTAAACACCGGAACAGTTAAAGAAGATGAAATAAATGCGAAAGATTATGCAAAGCAAAATACTTATTGTAAAGATTGTCATTCCACACGTCCAGCAAGTCATAAAAAGGGTTTTGGTGTATCTCACGGCGTTCTTGCAAATAAGAATACAGAAACGTGTTTAACTTGTCATGATTATCAAAATACAGGTCGTACAAAAAACATTATCGTAACCTGCAATACTTGTCACCCTAGCAATCATAGTAATAGAGATTGGAGGATTACGCACCCTGTCAATGTTGAAAGGGGCAGAAAGGTAACAGAGTACTGTTATACATGTCATGTGAAAAAGAATTGTACTTCTTGTCATAAAGAATAA
- a CDS encoding cytochrome c3 family protein: MSKVKLSFSLFFALFLVGMMSTAAFAKDAYGVKAVPVGDGTVKVDFNGDTSDTASVTVFTINLLDDKDALVETKDITIDGSKKGSYTTPILTTGKIYTVELTRQAEPTKVVSGATIVITDASNKLLDVSIVKPGTSKVNANETGFNVLKKNKSGHKTHGSYQANTNSCASCHQTHTAEGDYLLFKDGTYSTCAACHDGTMGAKGVFGAPTNAGTFGGTHEGNMSIHLADGSVAVSAAPGGNRNLDGDNDRAWTAEFTCASCHEPHGSQGSKLLKGNPLGLGGLTKGTAAGQDPNGKRFLGVKVYDAVPGAKAEDVILVKYTVTATDIGADLKKAKSPYVNANLIAGDVVLQTYSWNPGGNYGAGAYRADYSLLLQEKGYPYKSNTVFKDATNTDITSQLDIKWLDGFITDKGTKKIADIASADLSLGIAVTITPEHRSLYDNTYPGYVSDSGVQMSNFCTSCHADYLSGTYAKADTGVYSTAHRHQTNTDMLTCSRCHYAHGTDATIMKDANDQGVADLIKVGGKFDPAKYGGDSAAATAAATEYLKDPNPSSALKKYTGMSVCYACHGSGAAFMNDGKSERLLGGQPGTPRN, encoded by the coding sequence ATGAGTAAGGTTAAATTAAGCTTCTCACTATTTTTTGCTTTATTTTTAGTGGGAATGATGAGCACTGCAGCTTTTGCGAAAGACGCATACGGTGTTAAGGCTGTACCAGTTGGAGATGGAACAGTTAAAGTTGATTTTAATGGTGATACAAGTGATACCGCTAGTGTTACGGTATTTACCATTAACCTTTTAGACGATAAAGACGCTTTAGTAGAAACAAAAGACATTACAATTGATGGCTCTAAAAAAGGTTCCTATACTACACCGATATTAACTACAGGAAAAATTTATACAGTAGAACTTACTCGGCAAGCTGAGCCGACAAAAGTTGTGTCTGGGGCTACTATTGTCATTACAGATGCATCTAATAAACTACTGGATGTCTCAATCGTTAAGCCTGGAACATCCAAAGTTAATGCTAACGAAACAGGCTTTAACGTATTAAAGAAAAACAAATCTGGTCATAAAACACACGGTTCTTACCAAGCAAATACAAACTCCTGTGCTAGCTGTCACCAAACACACACTGCTGAAGGAGATTACTTATTATTTAAAGATGGTACGTATAGTACTTGTGCAGCTTGTCATGATGGCACAATGGGAGCTAAAGGAGTTTTCGGTGCCCCAACAAATGCTGGTACATTCGGCGGTACACATGAGGGTAACATGTCGATTCACTTAGCAGATGGATCTGTAGCAGTTAGTGCTGCACCGGGTGGTAACCGTAATTTAGATGGAGATAATGATAGAGCATGGACAGCTGAATTTACCTGTGCTAGCTGTCATGAGCCCCATGGTTCTCAAGGAAGTAAACTATTAAAGGGTAACCCACTAGGTTTAGGTGGACTTACAAAAGGAACTGCAGCAGGTCAAGACCCTAACGGAAAGAGATTTTTAGGTGTTAAAGTTTATGATGCTGTTCCTGGAGCTAAAGCCGAAGACGTTATTCTTGTGAAATACACAGTAACTGCCACTGATATCGGAGCAGATCTTAAGAAGGCAAAATCTCCTTATGTAAATGCTAACCTAATCGCTGGAGACGTAGTTCTTCAAACATACAGCTGGAACCCTGGTGGAAACTATGGAGCTGGCGCTTACCGTGCGGATTACTCCCTCTTGTTACAAGAAAAGGGATACCCTTATAAATCCAACACAGTCTTTAAAGATGCTACTAACACTGATATTACTAGTCAATTAGATATTAAATGGCTTGATGGTTTTATTACAGATAAAGGAACAAAGAAAATTGCTGACATCGCAAGTGCAGACCTTTCTTTAGGTATTGCAGTAACCATTACACCTGAACATAGATCATTATATGACAATACCTATCCTGGATATGTTAGTGACAGTGGAGTACAAATGAGTAATTTCTGTACATCCTGTCATGCTGACTATTTGTCTGGTACTTATGCTAAAGCTGATACAGGTGTTTACTCAACAGCTCACCGTCACCAAACGAACACAGATATGTTAACATGCTCACGTTGTCACTATGCACACGGTACAGATGCAACTATCATGAAGGATGCAAATGATCAGGGCGTAGCTGATTTGATTAAAGTTGGTGGAAAATTTGATCCTGCCAAATATGGTGGTGATTCAGCAGCCGCTACAGCAGCCGCTACTGAGTACTTGAAGGATCCAAACCCATCTTCAGCATTGAAAAAATATACTGGTATGTCAGTATGTTATGCTTGCCATGGAAGTGGAGCAGCATTTATGAATGATGGTAAATCAGAAAGACTATTAGGTGGTCAACCAGGAACTCCTAGAAATTAA
- a CDS encoding NapC/NirT family cytochrome c, with amino-acid sequence MAIWGKKKHKENDPETREDRKKVGLIRRLWQKFRGIDWKNPVNRWKLLFISLIGCIVIFGGGYGVIAFTNSPSFCVSCHEMTPEYTTYTASAHNNITCVQCHVKPGFVNMVTHKMKSMKEVYYHVTGVPEQIVQTEGEAISDENCLQCHSKNRLVTASGDLKVNHKGHIEEGVPCISCHAGVVHAKVAGRGINTEEVRGHYTKETAEKIMEKKYLAPNMGTCIDCHDKVNNGEKPWKEVSYLVPPNPEEMEKKLDETNKKTSGEAVTEGEKTEATAEGTNAPHDEKTQEIILQAIGKQQKDVKLSMECETCHKKIKVPKNHKVEGWNGNHGSTAIQELDKCVNCHEDSKWIREIPKEDILSLLKMKEATSKEHKYVPNVTVVKDQSRINQFCSACHGNRPAGHLESDQWLTAHADKAKTADQKSECFVCHDRDKPKEGTTDVKAPTDVYCQYCHRTGFKSDVNN; translated from the coding sequence GTGGCCATTTGGGGGAAAAAGAAACATAAAGAGAATGATCCCGAAACGAGAGAAGATAGAAAAAAAGTTGGCCTAATTCGCAGACTTTGGCAAAAGTTTAGAGGTATAGACTGGAAGAATCCAGTTAATAGGTGGAAATTATTATTCATTTCACTTATCGGGTGTATTGTCATTTTTGGAGGAGGATACGGCGTTATTGCGTTTACAAACTCTCCGTCATTCTGTGTCAGTTGTCATGAAATGACACCAGAGTACACTACATATACAGCTAGTGCCCATAACAATATCACATGTGTTCAGTGTCATGTTAAGCCTGGGTTCGTTAATATGGTAACCCACAAAATGAAGTCCATGAAAGAAGTTTACTATCATGTTACCGGCGTGCCGGAGCAAATTGTTCAAACTGAGGGAGAGGCCATTTCAGACGAAAACTGTTTGCAATGTCACTCCAAGAATCGTCTTGTCACTGCATCCGGTGACTTAAAGGTAAATCATAAAGGACATATTGAAGAAGGTGTCCCATGTATCAGCTGTCACGCAGGGGTTGTCCATGCAAAAGTAGCAGGCCGGGGAATTAACACTGAAGAAGTCCGTGGTCATTATACAAAAGAAACTGCTGAAAAAATAATGGAAAAGAAATATTTGGCTCCCAATATGGGAACATGTATTGATTGCCATGATAAAGTGAACAACGGTGAAAAGCCATGGAAAGAAGTGTCTTATCTTGTCCCACCAAATCCAGAGGAAATGGAGAAAAAATTAGATGAAACTAATAAAAAAACCTCTGGTGAAGCTGTAACAGAAGGCGAAAAAACAGAAGCAACGGCTGAAGGAACTAATGCACCTCATGATGAAAAGACACAAGAAATCATATTACAAGCAATTGGTAAACAACAAAAAGATGTTAAGTTATCCATGGAATGTGAAACATGTCACAAAAAAATAAAAGTTCCTAAGAATCACAAGGTTGAGGGATGGAACGGAAATCACGGCAGCACCGCTATTCAAGAACTAGATAAATGCGTCAACTGTCACGAAGATTCTAAATGGATCAGAGAAATACCAAAAGAAGATATCCTTTCGTTACTAAAAATGAAAGAGGCTACAAGCAAAGAACATAAATACGTACCAAATGTCACCGTAGTAAAAGATCAATCACGAATCAACCAATTCTGCAGCGCGTGTCATGGCAACCGACCTGCTGGACACTTAGAAAGCGATCAATGGCTGACAGCCCATGCAGATAAAGCTAAAACAGCTGATCAAAAGTCAGAATGCTTCGTCTGTCATGACCGTGATAAACCAAAAGAAGGTACAACAGATGTAAAAGCACCTACAGATGTATATTGCCAATACTGTCACAGAACAGGTTTTAAATCTGATGTAAATAATTAA
- a CDS encoding 6-bladed beta-propeller — protein MKKKTVYIWMGTIVGLTVILFTAIYFLNLQNKANKVADVVKGGPPTFSHFIQGDFKSPLDKPMDVAKIGEYVYVTDTNHKQVQVFDSSGTPIFKFGKEGEGQGEFKFPYGITGDKNGNVYVADLYTGKISIFSKKGKFIKYFEVKDNKEQKIKGPGGLRIFKDKLYVTDIEQAKVMIFSLDGTEKLEITTAADKEDLLNAPNAVTVDDDGNLYVADSGNQRVVVYDKKGKFKRIINGTKDGKGETILVNPRGLAVNAKGTLFIVDNMTHFVYGFDQKGKKIYQFGGLGSENEQFFLPNGLWIDEKSQLYITDTFNQRVAVYY, from the coding sequence GTGAAAAAGAAAACTGTTTATATATGGATGGGTACAATCGTTGGATTAACCGTTATTCTCTTTACTGCCATTTATTTCCTAAATCTACAGAACAAAGCTAATAAAGTAGCAGACGTGGTAAAAGGTGGACCCCCAACCTTCAGTCACTTTATTCAGGGAGATTTTAAATCTCCATTAGATAAACCTATGGATGTTGCAAAAATCGGTGAGTATGTTTATGTAACCGATACGAATCATAAACAAGTTCAAGTTTTTGATTCGTCTGGTACCCCAATTTTTAAATTTGGAAAAGAGGGAGAAGGACAGGGAGAATTCAAATTCCCTTACGGTATTACGGGTGATAAGAATGGTAATGTTTATGTTGCTGACTTATATACTGGAAAAATATCCATCTTCTCAAAAAAAGGTAAATTTATTAAGTACTTTGAAGTAAAAGACAATAAGGAACAAAAGATAAAAGGTCCTGGTGGTTTGCGAATTTTTAAAGACAAGCTTTATGTTACTGATATTGAACAAGCAAAGGTTATGATCTTTAGTCTTGATGGAACAGAAAAACTTGAAATTACCACAGCAGCGGACAAAGAGGATTTGTTGAACGCTCCTAACGCAGTAACGGTTGATGACGATGGAAACCTCTATGTCGCTGACTCCGGGAACCAACGAGTTGTTGTATATGATAAAAAAGGAAAGTTTAAGCGAATTATTAATGGCACTAAGGATGGGAAAGGAGAAACCATTCTCGTAAACCCTAGAGGTTTGGCTGTTAATGCAAAAGGTACACTCTTCATCGTTGATAATATGACACATTTTGTGTATGGCTTTGATCAAAAGGGGAAAAAAATCTATCAATTTGGTGGCTTAGGCAGCGAAAACGAACAATTCTTCCTCCCAAATGGACTATGGATTGACGAAAAAAGTCAACTTTATATAACAGATACATTTAATCAAAGAGTGGCTGTTTATTACTAA
- a CDS encoding cytochrome c3 family protein produces MFNRSYWYLTLTILLLMSTILPYPSSNVFSASQPTITIESPSSNGEINTKNIVISGSYSADDSKTDLLFTAYENGNSFSDSIAQKADWTIDDTGTTKSWDFSTSSLAEGAHTISIKIKRISTNEELTEALITFTIKMTGTSISITDPSPTSVLDSKHVVISGTYTADVPKTDLLFTVNDGEEKLSDSSLNKGDWTIDETSTPKKWTFSTNSLAEGDHNLTVEIKNLQTTDISKATTNFSLALIRPYVSEAKIILANGTERQGEDLTNVSLDSKIKITVVDDQKMDHLKSKIEANNYNPIKILLGSDTIQGTTEIKELAVQNGKYYYDLIFTPNTAELKINKTYLVYIDPELVDDLENPVFTRLFKFTTMTSAEWNDPDNPISHASSNPHGHYQSNTNMCAACHSTHDPKSPSQIGVSYRTIFKKELAAGQPAGDPSENYCMACHDGTINAPIIDKNDSKYRHNNPADYSVEGKNNLKQPESCTSCHNPHLNWSEDNPNLLKDHYVYTHNEIHPEIGLETPTVDSLDTSCESCHEYIDFSKISVEKGKRETFAYKKSLTASGTISNKLTDPALKTISDYSLCFRCHNLEKSMKNTNTADIESHYLKQNSGHNFVLLADQQTQRDGSMLNGPMPCAECHETHGSNNLYNLREILGNNPSLPAADHFKTVGTAWNEENERNFCLNCHTKGTEIYGKKAAIDKTILGHQDNESRACSECHSDQTKSYKNFREKSMSAAHAPLPGVDPPTNP; encoded by the coding sequence TTGTTTAATAGATCTTATTGGTATCTTACTTTAACGATTCTCCTACTTATGTCAACGATCCTTCCCTATCCATCAAGTAATGTATTTTCTGCTAGTCAACCTACAATCACGATTGAATCCCCGTCTTCCAATGGGGAGATTAATACAAAAAATATCGTGATCTCAGGATCGTATTCAGCAGATGATTCAAAGACAGATTTACTTTTCACAGCATATGAAAATGGAAATAGTTTTTCAGACTCGATAGCACAAAAAGCAGATTGGACCATTGATGATACCGGTACAACTAAGTCATGGGATTTTTCCACATCATCATTAGCAGAGGGAGCCCATACTATTTCTATAAAAATAAAAAGAATATCTACAAACGAAGAATTAACGGAAGCATTAATAACTTTTACGATTAAAATGACGGGAACCTCTATTTCAATAACAGATCCATCCCCGACATCAGTGCTTGATAGCAAACATGTTGTTATTTCAGGTACCTATACCGCTGATGTCCCAAAAACTGACTTGCTTTTCACAGTAAATGATGGTGAGGAAAAATTATCAGATTCCTCATTAAATAAAGGTGATTGGACTATTGATGAAACTAGTACACCTAAGAAATGGACTTTCTCTACGAACTCATTAGCAGAAGGGGACCATAATTTAACCGTTGAAATTAAAAATTTACAAACAACTGACATATCAAAGGCAACTACTAATTTTTCTTTAGCCTTAATCAGACCATATGTTTCTGAAGCCAAAATAATACTAGCTAATGGTACAGAGAGACAGGGAGAAGATTTAACAAATGTTTCCCTTGATTCAAAAATAAAAATAACTGTTGTTGATGATCAAAAGATGGATCACCTAAAAAGTAAAATAGAAGCGAATAACTACAACCCAATAAAAATACTATTAGGATCAGATACAATACAGGGAACTACGGAAATTAAAGAGCTTGCTGTTCAAAATGGTAAGTATTATTACGATCTAATCTTTACTCCGAATACCGCTGAGCTAAAAATTAACAAGACCTATTTGGTGTATATTGATCCAGAACTTGTGGATGATTTAGAGAATCCTGTTTTTACAAGGCTGTTTAAATTCACCACCATGACAAGTGCCGAGTGGAATGATCCAGACAATCCGATAAGTCATGCATCGTCCAATCCTCATGGGCATTATCAATCAAATACAAATATGTGTGCTGCATGCCACAGTACACATGATCCTAAAAGCCCTTCTCAAATAGGGGTGTCTTATCGAACTATATTTAAAAAAGAGCTAGCAGCTGGGCAGCCTGCTGGTGATCCGTCGGAAAACTATTGTATGGCTTGTCATGATGGAACAATAAATGCGCCAATTATTGATAAAAATGACAGTAAGTACCGTCATAATAATCCCGCTGATTATTCAGTGGAAGGAAAAAATAATTTAAAGCAGCCTGAATCATGTACTAGTTGTCATAATCCACACCTGAATTGGTCTGAAGACAATCCAAACTTGTTAAAGGATCATTATGTTTATACTCATAATGAAATCCATCCAGAAATAGGGTTAGAAACTCCTACAGTAGATAGTCTTGATACTTCTTGTGAGTCATGCCATGAGTACATTGATTTCTCTAAAATTAGTGTAGAAAAAGGAAAACGTGAAACTTTTGCCTATAAAAAATCCTTAACCGCAAGTGGAACAATATCAAATAAATTAACAGATCCTGCCCTTAAGACTATATCAGATTATTCCTTATGCTTTAGGTGCCATAATCTTGAAAAAAGTATGAAAAATACTAACACCGCAGATATAGAATCACATTATCTCAAACAAAATTCAGGACACAATTTTGTATTACTTGCTGATCAACAAACCCAAAGGGACGGTAGCATGTTGAATGGTCCAATGCCATGTGCAGAGTGTCACGAAACACACGGGTCAAATAATTTATATAACTTAAGAGAAATATTAGGGAATAATCCTTCCTTGCCTGCAGCTGATCATTTCAAGACAGTTGGTACAGCATGGAATGAAGAAAATGAACGGAATTTTTGTTTGAATTGCCATACTAAAGGAACAGAGATATATGGGAAAAAGGCAGCAATTGATAAAACAATTTTAGGACACCAGGATAATGAGAGCAGAGCTTGTTCAGAATGTCATAGTGACCAAACAAAGTCATATAAAAACTTTAGAGAAAAGTCGATGAGTGCCGCCCATGCTCCGTTGCCAGGTGTAGACCCACCAACTAACCCATAA
- the secA gene encoding preprotein translocase subunit SecA, translating to MMGILNKVFDLNKRELKRLDKLATKIDALAAETEKLTDDQLREKTEEFKARYQKGETLDDLLVEAFAVVREGARRVLGLYPYHVQLMGGISLHEGNISEMKTGEGKTLTATMPVYLNALSGKGVHVVTVNEYLASRDATEMGELYQFLGLTVGLNLNSMDKDEKQAAYACDITYGTNNEFGFDYLRDNMVLYQEQKVQRPLFYAVIDEVDSILIDEARTPLIISGSAQKSAALYIQANAFVRVLVKDTDYTYDEKTKGVMLTEEGISKAEKAFGIENLFDLSHVTLNHHINQALKANVSMHLDVDYVVQEGEIVIVDQFTGRLMKGRRYSEGLHQAIEAKEGLEVQNESMTMATITFQNYFRMYGKLAGMTGTAKTEEEEFRNIYNMNVIVIPTNRPIARDDRPDLIYASMDGKFRAVVEDIAERNQKGQPVLVGTVAIETSELISTYLFKKRIHHNVLNAKNHEREAEIIAEAGHKGAVTIATNMAGRGTDIKLGEGVVELGGLAVIGTERHESRRIDNQLRGRSGRQGDPGVTQFYLSMEDELMRRFGSDNMKAMMQKLGMDDTQPIQSKMVSRAVESAQKRVEGNNFDARKQLLQYDDVLRQQREIIYSQRDEVLESENLREIVQKMILNSIQRNIDAHASRHEDEEEWDLQAIVEYVHATLLHEGDITVDALKGKDPEEIVDAIYAKVMERYEEKEQILSPEQMREFEKVVTLRAVDSKWIDHIDAMDQLRQGIHLRAYGQIDPLREYQHEGFAMFEAMIQSIEDETATYIMKAEIRNNLEREEVAKGQAVNPKEDGEPVKKKPKVKQIDVGRNAPCICGSGKKYKNCCGAAK from the coding sequence ATGATGGGGATTTTAAATAAAGTATTTGATCTGAACAAACGCGAGCTGAAAAGGTTAGACAAGCTTGCAACGAAAATTGATGCCCTTGCTGCTGAAACAGAAAAGTTAACAGACGATCAGCTTCGGGAAAAAACAGAAGAGTTTAAGGCCCGTTATCAAAAGGGCGAAACATTGGATGACCTGCTTGTTGAAGCATTTGCGGTTGTCCGTGAAGGTGCCCGCCGTGTGCTTGGCTTATATCCGTACCATGTTCAGCTAATGGGGGGTATTTCTCTCCATGAAGGAAACATTTCGGAGATGAAGACTGGGGAAGGTAAAACATTAACCGCAACAATGCCGGTTTATTTAAATGCTCTTTCAGGTAAAGGTGTTCATGTTGTTACTGTCAACGAATACTTGGCAAGCCGTGACGCTACCGAAATGGGTGAGCTGTATCAATTTTTAGGCCTTACGGTTGGCTTGAATTTGAACAGCATGGATAAGGATGAAAAGCAAGCTGCCTATGCCTGCGATATTACTTATGGTACAAATAACGAATTTGGATTCGATTACCTGCGTGATAACATGGTTCTTTATCAAGAGCAAAAAGTTCAACGGCCACTCTTTTATGCAGTCATTGACGAGGTTGACTCGATTTTAATCGACGAAGCACGTACTCCGCTGATTATTTCTGGCTCAGCGCAAAAATCGGCTGCTCTTTATATTCAAGCAAACGCCTTTGTTCGGGTATTGGTAAAGGATACTGATTATACGTATGATGAAAAAACGAAGGGTGTAATGTTGACAGAAGAAGGGATCAGCAAAGCTGAAAAAGCTTTTGGAATTGAAAACCTTTTTGACTTGTCGCATGTTACCTTAAACCATCATATTAATCAAGCGTTAAAAGCAAATGTCAGCATGCACCTCGATGTTGATTATGTAGTACAGGAAGGCGAAATTGTTATCGTAGACCAATTTACTGGCCGTTTGATGAAGGGTCGTCGCTATAGTGAAGGCTTACACCAGGCGATTGAGGCAAAAGAAGGTCTTGAAGTCCAGAACGAAAGTATGACAATGGCAACGATCACGTTCCAAAACTACTTCCGGATGTATGGAAAATTAGCCGGGATGACAGGTACAGCAAAAACGGAAGAAGAGGAATTCCGTAACATCTATAATATGAATGTTATTGTTATTCCGACAAACAGACCAATTGCCCGTGATGACCGTCCCGATTTAATTTATGCTTCGATGGATGGTAAGTTCCGTGCGGTTGTCGAGGACATTGCTGAGCGCAATCAAAAGGGGCAGCCAGTCCTGGTTGGTACGGTAGCAATTGAAACTTCTGAGCTGATTTCTACCTATTTATTTAAAAAACGAATTCACCACAATGTCTTGAACGCGAAAAACCATGAGCGTGAAGCCGAAATCATTGCGGAAGCTGGTCATAAGGGTGCTGTTACCATTGCGACCAACATGGCAGGCCGTGGTACAGACATTAAGCTCGGTGAGGGTGTCGTTGAACTGGGTGGACTGGCGGTTATTGGTACCGAACGTCACGAAAGCAGGCGTATCGATAACCAGCTCCGCGGACGTTCTGGTCGTCAAGGGGATCCTGGTGTTACACAGTTTTATTTATCAATGGAAGATGAATTGATGCGCCGCTTTGGCTCTGATAATATGAAGGCAATGATGCAAAAGCTTGGGATGGATGATACCCAGCCAATTCAGAGTAAGATGGTGTCTCGTGCTGTTGAATCTGCACAAAAACGCGTTGAGGGCAACAACTTCGATGCCCGTAAACAGCTGTTGCAATATGACGACGTTCTTCGTCAACAGCGTGAGATTATTTATTCCCAGCGTGATGAAGTCTTAGAATCGGAAAACCTTCGCGAAATCGTTCAAAAAATGATTCTTAACTCGATTCAGCGGAATATTGATGCCCATGCATCACGCCATGAGGATGAGGAAGAATGGGATCTCCAAGCGATTGTGGAATATGTCCATGCCACTCTTCTTCATGAAGGTGACATTACTGTGGATGCTCTTAAGGGTAAAGATCCAGAGGAAATCGTCGACGCCATTTATGCAAAAGTGATGGAGCGTTACGAGGAGAAGGAACAAATTCTCTCCCCTGAGCAAATGCGTGAATTTGAAAAGGTTGTTACATTAAGGGCAGTTGACTCTAAGTGGATTGATCATATCGATGCAATGGATCAGCTCCGCCAAGGAATCCATCTGCGTGCTTACGGACAAATTGACCCGCTTCGTGAATATCAGCATGAAGGCTTCGCCATGTTTGAAGCGATGATTCAATCAATCGAGGATGAAACGGCTACGTACATCATGAAGGCTGAGATCCGCAACAATCTTGAGCGTGAAGAGGTTGCAAAAGGTCAAGCAGTGAATCCGAAAGAAGACGGTGAACCTGTTAAGAAAAAACCAAAAGTTAAGCAAATTGATGTTGGTCGTAACGCCCCATGTATCTGCGGCAGCGGCAAGAAATATAAGAACTGCTGTGGGGCTGCGAAATAA